A genomic segment from Gracilinanus agilis isolate LMUSP501 chromosome 1, AgileGrace, whole genome shotgun sequence encodes:
- the LOC123245838 gene encoding vomeronasal type-2 receptor 26-like — protein sequence MLLHIQKSNSQLFSSFLLSLLLQLSGSELRTGNLPCFHQINPIVSQEGDLVIGIFLSLFSVKVNSATGAELFENPPNEACKPYQWLHKNYQQALALLFAVEEINRDPHLLPNISLGFHLYNTYHSDERTLESSLRWLSGQGQPVPNYSCRKQDKSVAVIGGVTSALSVQMGTLLNLYKFPQISYGPFDSVLSDKVQFPSLYQMAPKDTSLPQGVVHLMVYFEWNWIGLVVSDDMRGEKFLWEIRGEMVKKGVCASFTEKIPVSERTHTESYETFMPRIITSAVKVIVVHGDTDSLMILRHSQVPYFQIWKVWIATSHWDITMRPLHTQGHAFHGALTFSYLTREIPGFKTFLKTVTPLKYPDDGLLRGFWLSAFRCSDQPAYLQQEICSPNASLENLPLCSFDMTMSGFSYTIYNSVYAMAWALHEISARKSETKSMENEEYLEPHSWQLHPFLKKTHFTNNAGDQVFVDETRNSEVQYAIMNYVFFLNETDALVKVGQFLPKAPFGQDFTICEDAIVWGWWDAKVPCAVCSDSCGPGFRKTPLEGQPTCCFDCSPCPEGEISSQKNAEQCTKCPEDEYPNKQRDRCLPKVVTFLNVEEPLGMTLTFMAFSLSLLTALVLGVFLKFQDTPIVKANNRTLSYTLLISLIFCFLCSLLFIGHPTTATCLLQQTVFGVVFTVAVSSILAKTIIVVLAFKGIRPGSRIRMFMHPRVSVYVVLICSGLQVIFCGIWLGTSPPFPEADTHSQYGHIILKCNEGSAFAFHCVLGYMALLALGSFIVAFLARNLPDTFNEAKFITFSMLVFCSVWASFLPTYQSTRGKAMVTVEIFSILASSTGLLGCIFIPKCYVILLKTDRYTQGQIKNK from the exons ATGTTGCTCCATATTCAAAAAAGTAATTCTCAactgttctcttcttttctcctctctctgctccTGCAGCTTTCAGGATCTGAGCTCAGGACAGGAAACCTCCCCTGCTTCCACCAGATCAATCCCATAGTTTCCCAAGAGGGGGATTTGGTAATTGGGATCTTTTTATCCTTGTTCTCAGTTAAAGTGAACAGTGCAACAGGAGCAGAACTGTTTGAAAATCCTCCTAACGAAGCCTGTAAGCCTTATCA GTGGCTCCACAAAAATTACCAGCAGGCTCTGGCTCTACTGTTTGCTGTAGAGGAGATTAACAGAGATCCCCATCTGTTGCCCAACATTTCCCTGGGATTCCACCTCTACAACACCTACCACAGTGATGAGAGAACCTTGGAGAGCTCCCTGAGGTGGCTGTCTGGGCAAGGCCAGCCCGTTCCTAACTACAGCTGCAGGAAACAAGACAAGTCTGTGGCTGTTATTGGAGGAGTCACCTCAGCTCTCTCTGTCCAAATGGGCACACTACTCAATCTCTACAAGTTTCCACAG ATCAGCTATGGCCCATTCGATTCCGTTCTTAGTGACAAGGTCCAGTTTCCTTCCCTCTATCAGATGGCCCCCAAAGACACTTCTCTCCCCCAAGGTGTTGTCCACTTAATGGTATATTTTGAATGGAACTGGATAGGACTGGTGGTCTCAGATGATATGAGAGGTGAAAAATTCCTCTGGGAAATAAGAGGGGAAATGGTAAAGAAAGGTGTTTGTGCAtcctttacagaaaaaatccCTGTCAGTGAAAGAACACATACGGAATCATATGAGACCTTCATGCCCAGGATCATAACATCAGCAGTCAAAGTGATTGTCGTCCATGGTGACACAGATTCATTAATGATTTTGAGACATTCACAAGTGCCCTATTTCCAAATATGGAAGGTGTGGATTGCCACATCTCATTGGGACATTACTATGAGACCCCTCCATACTCAAGGTCATGCTTTCCATGGGGCTCTCACATTTTCATACTTAACCAGAGAAATTCCTGGATTCAAGACTTTTCTTAAGACAGTAACTCCTTTGAAATATCCAGATGATGGTTTACTTAGGGGATTCTGGCTGTCTGCTTTTAGGTGTTCAGATCAACCAGCATACCTACAACAAGAAATATGTTCGCCAAATGCTTCCTTGGAAAATTTGCCTCTGTGCTCTTTTGATATGACCATGTCTGGCTTCAGCTACACCATCTACAATTCTGTCTATGCTATGGCTTGGGCTCTCCATGAAATATCTGCAAGAAAATCAGAGACAAAATCaatggaaaatgaagaatatttGGAACCTCATTCATGGCAG ctTCACCCTTTCCTGAAGAAAACTCACTTTACCAACAATGCTGGTGACCAGGTGTTTGTGGATGAGACTAGAAACTCTGAGGTTCAATATGCCATTATGAACTATGTGTTCTTTCTGAATGAGACAGATGCTTTGGTGAAAGTGGGACAGTTTCTCCCCAAAGCTCCATTTGGTCAAGATTTCACAATATGTGAAGATGCCATAGTGTGGGGCTGGTGGGATGCAAag GTTCCCTGTGCAGTATGTAGTGACAGCTGTGgtcctggatttaggaagaccccTTTGGAGGGACAGCCTACCTGCTGCTTTGACTGCTCTCCATGTCCAGAAGGGGAGATTTCCAGTCAGAAGA ATGCAGAACAATGTACAAAGTGCCCAGAGGATGAATATCCAAATAAGCAGAGAGATCGCTGCCTCCCCAAGGTTGTCACCTTCCTGAATGTGGAAGAACCTTTGGGGATGACTTTGACCTTCATGGCCTTCTCCCTATCTTTACTGACAGCTCTGGTTTTGGGGGTCTTTCTGAAGTTCCAAGACACTCCCATAGTCAAAGCCAATAACAGGACTCTCAGCTATACTCTCCTCatctcccttatcttctgtttcctctgctcccTGCTCTTCATAGGCCATCCCACCACTGCCACCTGCCTCCTACAACAAACAGTATTTGGAGTTGTCTTCACTGTGGCTGTTTCCTCCATTTTAGCCAAAACCATCATAGTGGTACTGGCTTTCAAGGGTATCAGGCCAGGGAGCAGGATACGCATGTTCATGCATCCTAGAGTGTCTGTCTATGTTGTCCTCATATGCTCAGGATTGCAAGTGATTTTCTGTGGCATTTGGTTGGGAACCTCCCCACCCTTTCCAGAGGCAGACACACACTCTCAATATGGCCACATCATCCTTAAATGCAATGAGGGTTCTGCCTTTGCTTTTCACTGTGTCTTGGGCTACATGGCCCTTCTGGCTCTGGGAAGCTTTATCGTAGCTTTTCTGGCCAGGAATCTGCCTGATACCTTCAATGAAGCCAAGTTCATCACTTTCAGTATGCTGGTGTTTTGCAGTGTCTGGGCCTCTTTTCTGCCCACATATCAGAGCACCAGAGGGAAGGCCATGGTGACTGTGGAGATCTTCTCCATCCTGGCCTCCAGTACTGGGCTACTGGGCTGCATCTTCATTCCCAAATGTTATGTGATCCTCCTGAAGACAGACAGGTATACTCAGGGACAGATCAAGAATAAATGA